Sequence from the Helianthus annuus cultivar XRQ/B chromosome 13, HanXRQr2.0-SUNRISE, whole genome shotgun sequence genome:
TCATAGAGTGGTGAATGGGAGGAAAGCAGCGAATGATATTCCGGGTCTGATGGTGGATGGTCGGTGGATTTCTAAACCCACTTTGGTCAAAAAAGAAGTTCTAAAGTTTTTCAGGAATCATTTTTCAGACAGGTATGCGAGGAGACCGGAGCTGATTTGTGATAATTTTAAAACAGTGTCGTCTGATGATGCAGAGAGGCTGGTTAGAGCTTTTTCTAAAGAAGAAATAAAGGAGGCGGTGTTCGAATGTGGGGCTGACAGGGCTCCGGGGCCTGACGGGTTCAACTTCAAGTTTGTTAAGCATTTTTGGAGCTTCTTGGAAGATGACTTTGTCAACTTATTCAATAATTTCCATGAAACGGGGGCGATAAGTAAAGGTTGTAGTACTTCTTTTATTACACTTATTCCAAAGAATAATTCTCCTGTTGGGCATAAAGACTATAGGCCAATTACTTTAGTTGGAGTCATCAGCAAAGTAGTCTCTAAAGTATTGGCGTTGAGAGTGAAAAGGATGATGGGGACAATCATTTCAGATACTCAGACGGCTTTTCTGAAGGATAGATACATTTTGGATGGGCCTCTTATTATTAATGAATTGTACGGTTGGGTTAAAAAGACGGGGAGGAAAGGTTTTTTGTTGAAAATTGACTTTGAAAAAGCATACGATAATGTGAATTGGGGGTTTCTCATTAAGGTGATGGGTCAGATGGGGTTTCCTAACAAGTGGTGTCTTTGGATAAAGGGGATTCTTGAATCAGCCAGGTCTGCAGTGTTAGTCAACGTGTCGCCTACGTTTGATTTCCAGTGCCAAAAGGGGATTAGACAAGGGGACCCGTTATCTCCATTCTTGTTTCTTATTGTTATGGAGGCATTCTCGTGTATTGTCAGTAAAGCTTGTGAGCTAGGTGAGATAAGGGATTGCAGAACTTTCAGTGGAGGCCCAGCAGTTTCGCAATTATTGTATGCAGACGATGCTTTGATTTTGGGGGAATGGTCAAGGGAGAATGTTGAGAAAACGGCAAGGCTGCTTAGAGTTTTTTACATCTGCTCGGGGTTAAGAATAAATCTTAACAAGTCTCAGTTGTTTGGCATTGGCGTTGATAGTGTCGAGAATGGTAATATGGCGAAAATTCTGGGTTGTAAAGTTGGGGAATTCCCATTTGATTATTTAGGGATTAAGGTTGGTGCGAACATGAATAAAAGTTGCCATTGGGAGTCGGTTATCGCTACGGTTAGAAGAAGATTAGCCTCGTGGAAGGCTAAAACGCTATCGATGGGTGGAAGGTTAACCTTAATCAAATCAGTGTTGGCTAGTTTACCGGTGTACTATTTATCACTATACAAAGCGCCAAGTAAAGTGTTGGATTTGTTGGAAAAATTGATGAGGAATTTTCTCTGGGCCGGCTCGAGTGAAGAGAAAAAAATGAGTTGGGTTGCGTGGGATACGGTTACAACTTCCAAGAAAAATGGCGGGCTAGGAATTACGAAATTAAGAGATGTGAATTTCGCCCTCTTGGCCAAATGGGCTTGGAGGTTCAAATCCCAAAAGAGTAGTATATGGCGTAAAGTGGTAGAGATGATTCACGAGGGTAGGGGTAGGTGGGAATTCATGCCTATTAATAGTCGGTTTAACGGATGTTGGAGCTCTATTGTTAAGGAGGTGGGGAGGCGGTCTTTCAAAGGTAGAAGTTTTAACTCGTTTTTCAAGGTTAAGGTTGGGAATGGTCTCACGGTCAACTTCTGGAAAGATTTATGGATTGGGTCGACAGTTTTAAAAAATCGGTGGCCTCGGCTTTATAGCTTGGAGCGGTGTAAAAATTGTTCAGTTGCTGACAGGCTAAGGATTTATAATGGTGGATTGCGTTTGGTGCCGAGTTGGAAAAGAGAGGTTTCCACGGTTGAGGAGATATCAGAGTTGCAAGATGTTCTCTTTCTTTTGAGAGATGCTTCTGTTTCAGGTTGCGAAGACATATGGTATTAGGGAGAGGAGGCGAAAGACACTTACTCAGTGGCTTTGATGAAGAGTATGATTAGAGAAGAAGAGGAGGTTAGTCGAGAATTTTATATGAGATGGGAATCTTGGATTCCGATCAAGGTTAATATTTTTGTGTGGAGAACGGAAATGGATCGCATTCCGACTAAAATGGCGCTGACCAGAAGACGAATAACTATTGAAGAAAGTCCTTGTAGTTTGTGTGGAACAGGGGATGAGGATGTTATGCATTTGTTCACCGGGTGTGGTTTTTCGTTTGGAGTATGGTCTATTGTGGGTCAGTGGTGCAATTTCACACATATTTTGGCGTTTGATTTTAGCGATTTGTTGCAGATTCACGAGATGGTAAAAGGAGGTAAGTGGGCGAAGAAAGTGATTAGGGGGATCATCATGGTTACGTGCTGGGCGATATGGAAGAGCCGGAATGATAAAGTATTTAGGGGGATTACTCCAAAGGTGGCGGAGGTCGTAGCTACGGTTAAGTCTTGTTCTTTCTTGTGGTTAAAAAGTAGATCTAATTTTGCTAACATTGTTTGGAAGGATTGGGTGTTGAATCCGTTGTATATGTTGTAGATCGCTTTGGCGGCCCTTGATTCGAGGGTGCGTCTGTTTTTTAAATGAAGTTcactgttcaaaaaaaaaaaaaaataacctagtatttaataaaatatacttTGAAAAAACTTCAAAGTTTAATGAATATATCGTATATTTTTAGTGTGAAAGAACAAATATATATAGTTGGCTACacccaggggcggacccacattgagTGGGTCGGGGTCCatggaccccaatcttttttaaaaaattagtagattcggtatattaattTTTGTAAGGACCCCATAAAAATATTTAGTTGGACCCCATAGTATCAAAAGCAAAACTGTTGTGGTGGTTAATTCTTTATTTGCTAAcaaagaggtcatgggttcaagtCTAATACGAGCCAATTTTTTGTTAAAATACACTTTTAAAATgttaaaatgaatgaaaatttaCTCAATTTATGCCTTTGTGCTTAGACATGTgttgttttgttatttatttatctttttttaaaGGTTCCAAGCTCAATAAATCACCCCGACCCGACACAAACGACGACTGACCCGAAAATTCTATCGTTTGGGTGTAAAAAATCCAAGTATCGAAAAAAACTGGACACCATTGAAAAAAAATCCTGGATCCACCACTGGCTACACCTTCCCTAAACCGTTGAGTTTACTTATCATCATAAAAAATTGCGAATTTAAAATGTTGATTGAATACAAATATCTAAAATAATATATTGTAAACCGGATCTATATATTATAATATCTTAAAAAGGGTCAACTAATACAAGTTGTCTCCTTGCCACAAACAAGTAGTAAACTAATAATCACAGTCCGAAATAATATATGCCAGTTTTGCCTGTTTAAGTAATAGTATTAAAATATTGCAAAACCTAATCTACTAAGAATTAACAAATTAAATTAGAAATATTATACATAAGAAGTTTTTCCTCTATCTTTCGAAGAATAACACTTTCACCACCTCCAACATAGTGAACTAGCCATTGAATTTAACATTACATATTTGTACACATTATCATGAATTGGATCTAGTTGATAGATTTATAGATGCCCGCGTGATGCAGCGGGAGTGACACATCGCATTGTGATACTCGTTTTGGTAGTTTTTTATTCATATTATATTTATTGTAGCATTTTTTTGAAAGATATACATCAAAAGCGAAGTAATCGGGTAATCCATTTCATTGTGTTGTGCATGGTTCAGTCGGTTCGGTTATTATCATCAACCAAAGTCATCatttagtctattttattaaccaatcgaATTTCAGTTAATCATTTCGGCTTATTCGGTTAGATTGACGATTTTTGGTTTGGTTcatttaatttcagttaataTAAAAAACCAAACTTTGGCTAAAACTTTTGtttagaaatatatgaaattgaggtatgaatacatgaaatgaaagtataaatacatgaaatagagatataaaatatgaaatatatggACTAGAGGTATAAAACCTGGAAATATATGAAAACATGAATAATTCGGCTCGAATTAGCTAATTTTGGAAACGAGAGTACAACAAAATTGATAACCGatttttggttaattcggttttcagttttcagttaattcagtttttggttgatttcggttTGGTTTGATTTAGGTTAACGATTTAGTTATTGCTTACCGATAACCAGTCTTGGTTAATAACCGATAGATGCGCGCGCGATGCGGTCAGAAACACAAGCATTGCCACGGTGCGCATTGTTTAGTTGGTTAGAATATTATCCTCAACGAAAATCGAGGTCAttgattagtctattttattaacccaTCCGTTTTCAGTTAACCGGTTTGGTTTATTCAGTTAGATTGACAGTTTTTTATTTGATTCATTTAATTTTGGTTAATAGCCAAAACCAAACTTGGGTAAAAATTTTTattagaaatacatgaaatttaggtatacatacatgaaatggatgtataggTACCTGATATGCAGTTATAAGTCCATAAAATAGGggtataaatatgaaatacatgaattGTACAAAAGCTacaaatatatgaaaatatgaatggttcATTTCAGTTAATTTTGGTTAGATGAGGATACAAAAAAACGATATTCGTTTTTGGTTAATTCAAGTTTTGATTAATCAGTTTTTAGTTAACTCAATTTTTTGTTgatttcggttcggttcggtttctGTTAACGATTCAATTACTACTCACCCTTAGACATTGTTAATCATGTaacatatcaatttttttaattaaaaaactataGCCATACCATACTCAAagtaaagagaataaaatactcgtttatatggtgtaattttaaaaaatatattaacgtACCAAAACGTTATGACCGTTTAAAAATCGTGTGGGTGAGTTAGTTTTCTATAAGGGGATAAAGTGTAACtagtaactaattatctataattttgttaaagatACAGGTTTAATCACTTGACATTCTGTAACTATTAAACATTCTAGGATAATGACAAAGTACGTTGGactttaatcacttgtacactaaGGCATCATCTACTTGTACCTATTAATCCACACGTTAATACTGACCAAGAAAACTATCAAAATATCGACAAAAATGAATAGGTCGTCACAGtacttttggattttttaaaatgttatagtttataagatatgacaAGAATACATAAAAGaaatataagtttgttgtggagggaGAAAAGTGTAACTAATTATCCATAATTGTGTTAAAACTTAGGGATTTAAGTGGGAAAAGATGAGGGCCTaaatataattattgtttaaaaGACCAGCTTACCTTTATTTTAGGGTGTATTTATAAATTAAGagggaaaagttcttatttttgggtatcttaaaatgcccctccatcatgcattataatatagtatggATATAATTTTAGGGGTTGTTTGACAACTTTTGTATGGTTAAATGCTGAACtagtaaaaggtctgaaccattaagtgatgGCAAGTAAGAGGTccgaaccattaagagcctgtataatgcttaaccgttcggaggcaaatgtctgactaaTTTAGATACgatgtcttaaccattcagactcagtataatgcttaaccattcagaggcaaatgtccgagaaattcagataagaggtctcaggtggtgtttgtttttttaaaaacatttgggtAGGCTCTTCTGTCTGCGCTGCACAGACCAGGCGCAGACATTGCCAtctgcagactgtttgtttttcctaAGATGTTTCATTAAAAAAAGGTCTGTGTGGGTTCTTCTTGGTGCAGATTTGGACCAgccacttctaagatcttctaaggtctgcaaagggttaaacaccaccactgtccaccacccaccaccgtccaccacacACCAtagtccatcaccaccaccaccaccaccaccaccatcgttcaccaccaccttccaccacccaccaccgtccatcaccaccactccATCGTTCACCACCATCGTTCACCATTGTCCATCACctaccaccgtccatcaccaccaccacctaccaccgtccatcaccaccaccaccaccaccaccatccaccactaCCATCCACCATCtacgtccaccacccaccaccatcgtccagCACCATCACCACGATAAAATATTAGGTGACAACTTGTTCGCGTGCAATTTGCTAGATACGTGTAGGACTTGCGTGAATTGCATAAACACCCACTAATATTTCTAGTAACCATAATAGAACGTGGTTGACCATCCTAGCACTACTAGAAAAGGGGACAATTACTACAGAAATTTCCTACACAATTTTTTTCGTCACAAATTACAACACCTTTATGacgaatttcctacaaaaaaaattTTCATGATTTTGTTACAAATTTTCGATGCATCCATGACGAAaaacaagaaaaccctaattaattgacagttgcgtcacAAATTTGTCAGAAATAACCTACAAAAGGTTAATTATTATTCTTTGCCGAATAAACATTTATATAAGCCAAATAAATAAGGGAAAATAATATGGTTTCCTACACATTTGTgacaaaaaataagaaaatgctAATTAACTGACAGATGCGTCACAAATCTGTCAGAAATAATATCGTTTCCTACACATTTAtgacaaaatatttattttttaattaacttAAACCATCCGTCGGAATTCCATCACAACTTGTGACAAGTTTCCgacaaaacaaaaaagaaaacccTATTTAATTGACAGTTGGGTCACAAATCTCTCACAAATAATCTACAAAAGGTTAATTATAATTGTCTACcgaataaatattaatatatgcaaaataaataagggaaaatgatagcatttcctacacaattctgacaaaatatttatttattaattaaaataaaccaTCCGTCGGGATTGCGTCACAAACTGTGACACATTTCTGACAAATATCCTTTTGTATCAATAAAATTTCCAACGGATTTATGACATAATACTTAAATCCATTGCAAATTGTCATAAAGGCGTAGGAAACAATCCATGTATCAATACAATTTCCTACGAATTTATGACAAAATATAGATTCATAAACTATCCGTCGGGATTGCGTCACTAAGGCGAGTTCACACATTTACTAAAAGCATGCATTCCCAAGTTTCGGAACTACAATATCCTTGGATTTAGGACTACTTTATATTCCTAGGTTGGAATATTGCTAATTAAATATTGTAGTTTACATTTCATGTCCTTAGcatactaaacgaaactctatctgAAAAGTCCCTACACATTGTACTGATTAGTTGTTGGGTTTGGCAAACGAGGTACTAGTTAATAGCACTATATGGttcgacaaacctcacaccgtgctgggATCCGGGCATGAACTTTTAGCCTTGACTTTAtatcaatgacgatagacattgataTGGGGCACAACAACTTACTACAGTCAAGTATTCGGTACTACACAGCTTAGTAGCTTAACCGTGGGTTAGCTACCCATGACATGTTTTAATAAACTAATGTATTTAAAACTTACTTTATTTTAGAACTGAAACTTTGAACTCGCCAACCTTTGTTGATACATTTGTGCATGCTTTGCAAGACGTTAGGTACAGCATGGGAGCTTGCATCATTAGTGTCGTGGCTGCAAGAAACTATTGGTTTCAAATTATATTACACATTGTAGTTTTTAAATTATGTCTGGATTTTTACGTTTTGCTTCCGATGTTGATTCAAACTGTGTTTTAGACATTTAAAACTTAATCACTACgtgttgattgtgatgatttttaataactttaatatttgttcaatatgattagtaGCTTGATCCTGATCAGTCGCACGCCTTACAGTAAAACTTCGCATAtagattttgagggtgtgacaaccTTAGTGTTAGAAGAGGCAAAATCATCGTTTAAAAAAGGCAACACGGTTTAACTGCTAATAATAAAATCGTAAGTTAGACACGAAAACCTTTTTATTATATAAACGTAAGAAACTCTTAACACCAGTTACAATCATAACTTTTGGTATGTCcgatatgaaaacataaaatcATTTTCAACAACTGTATGTCAGATCTATGcttgtatacatatatatatatacacatatacatacatacatacagaggtaagatcaaataaaaagtttattttgcctaagtagtatgagaaggaatcttaaccattcatttttcaaatcaatagTTAATATGAAAGTGTAGGATAAAGGAGGAGTGCAAGGGTATCTTGAGAAAATCCTATTTATGGactctctctccacatgcaaggcacatgcatattCTACCCTcatttttaaacgttcataacttttttatacgacattattttttcataaaaatttcaccgtaaaatcgagcgtctttttatctttaatttgagtaccatattgttatataaaatatgaagactaaaaaaaacccactaaaatgtgttgtatttctattttgtataacatttttttgtgctggatttttgtactatatttttgtgctaaattttttgtgcttaatttttttgtcttaatttttttttctcaattttttgtgctggatttttttgtactacattttttgatgaatttttttgtgctatatttttttgtactacattttttgtgctatatttttttgtactagattttttgtgctagatttttttgtactagatttttttgttgtattttaaaaaaaaagagtaaattacaagttttgtcctttatgtttgtcccaaatttcaggcgctgtcatttacctttaaaattgatgagttttgtccttaatgttttaaaatcctgcacgttatgtcctttagggcaaaccctgttaattttttttgttaaaactgatcatgtgcaaggcacatgagggcatttttgtaatttcGTTTTTAAGGAAATTTATgtaattaatttaaaataaataccCCACCATCTTCAAAATTGCAGACCCACCACTTGCCATCACCTgccgccaccacctcccaccctcaactgccaccgaccaccaccacctcccaccctcACCTGCCGTCGACCACCCACTATCTCCACCATCACCACTCCACCGTCTCCAACATCACCATCAACAACCTGTCTCTCTACCCCCTCTGTTTCTCCCAACCGCCGACTACCCACAAAAAATCCCCAAATCTCAAACTACAGTAAAagtaaactaaaaaaaaatcccCAAATCTCAACAAATTTCTATCTCAAAAAATTTCCATCTCTAAAAAAACCTGGGTGGTGGATTGTTCAATCAGATGCCTTATCGGAAAATTATACAATCAGGATGCCTCATTGGAAACACCAACCGATGCCTCTGAGCCAGTCTTCCCCAATCTCAAAACCCTAGACCTGTACCTCCTCACTTTCGAATCCCCGTCACGACGGCGGTGGTGAAGACGGCGGCGGTGAAGACGCGGTGTACATGAAGGCGGTGGTGAAGATGGCGGTGAAGACGCGGTGTACATGAAGGCGGTGGTGGCAAAATATGGTGGTGTACATGAAGgcggtggtgtggtggtggcggcatatggtggtggtggcggcacaTGGTGGTGACAGGTGAAGATTTGGTCTCCATATTGTAGTCCCTTTGTTTCTGAATATTTGGTCTTCAtcagtttttttatataaatgatTTTTGCACATTAGTCCTTTATATTAAGTGATGTACTCAATAGTCCTTGGGTATGTAAAATGACAAaactaccctcatgtgcaaggcacatgaccaactttaacagaaaaatctaacagggtttgccctaaaggacataatgtgcaggattttgaaacattaaggacaaaactaaTCAATTTTAAatgtaaaggacagcgcctgaaatttaagacaaacataaaggacaaaacttgtaatttactctttaaaaaacaaaagatgtgtcacatgtcattttcacctctatttataaggaccaaaatgcctttcattcctacttattaggagtgCCACATGTCATCGTCACAGtccttcttaggctacttaggcaaatccactttttagtggatcattcccctatacatacatacatacatacatacatacatacatacatacatacatacatacatacatacatacatacatacatacatacatacatacatacatacatacatacatacatacatacatacatacatacatacatacatacatacatacatacatacatacatacatacatacatacatacatacatacatacatacatacatacatacatacatacatacatacatacatacatacatacatatatgagTGGGAGTTGGCTAGAAAGCCTaagtttcctagaaagtctaggaagcaataggaAGTTGACATGTGGCATGGAggttttttaataaaaagggcatttgtgtaatttgaatattattttaattatggattaTATTATTAGATAACTAACTTACCAGATaattatggaaactaaatatCTCATTTAATTCAAATTGACAGTTTCAATTTAAATCATACAATCCATACAACATATTCACAGGGAATTCGTAACTCTGGTCTTTCACAACATCTTTACCAGCCATGATTTTTGCTGGAgaatttcttgatttcttgacattgtgttttacc
This genomic interval carries:
- the LOC110902140 gene encoding uncharacterized protein LOC110902140 gives rise to the protein MALTRRRITIEESPCSLCGTGDEDVMHLFTGCGFSFGVWSIVGQWCNFTHILAFDFSDLLQIHEMVKGGKWAKKVIRGIIMVTCWAIWKSRNDKVFRGITPKVAEVVATVKSCSFLWLKSRSNFANIVWKDWVLNPLYML